The nucleotide window ATCGCTTTTTGCAGCGCAAATGCAGGCAGTGCCGGCACTTCAGGAGGGAAATAGTCGTTGGAGGTACCCTCACCGCGGATAGCCGCAATAGGCAGTATCAGATCGCCGATGGCGTTTTTCTTTTTCAGTCCGCCGCATTTACCCAGAAACAATACCGCTTTAGGTGAGATGGCGCTCAGCAGGTCCATTACGGTAGCGGCACCGGGGCTACCCATACCAAAGTTAATAATGGTAATATCGCCGGCAGTGGCGCATTGCATAGGTTTTCCCACCCCAACGATTTCTACGTTGTTCCATTCGGCAAACATGGTGAGATAATTACTGAAGTTGGTGAGGAGGATGTGAGACCCGAAGTGCTCGAGTTTTTCTCCTGTGTAGCGGGGAAGCCAATTAGCTACAATTTCTTCTTTTGTCTTCATAGCCTTTTGACACGCAAATATAGGGTTTTATTCGCTATTCTCCATATTATCCCCCTATCTTCGCACTCATCAAATATTCTAGTATTGATTACCATTAACTTTCCGCCACCGGACTTCAGGATCAGCCGGGAGCAGGACAAAGAGCTGATCTTTGACCGCTACCGGAAGAAGTATGTCCGATTGACACCGGAAGAGTGGGTAAGACAGAATTTTCTCAACTATCTCGTCAAAACCCTGTCCTATCCATCTTCCCTGATAGGCATAGAAAAAGAAATCATGCTGGGAGAATTGAAAAAACGGTTCGACATCGTTATCTACAACCGCCGGATGGAACCCTGGATGCTGGTGGAATGTAAGGAAATGAACGTGCCCATTACCCAGCAAACACTGGAGCAGGTTGTCCGTTATCATATGGTAATTCCTGCGACCTATCTGGTGATGACCAACGGTCTTCATACCTTTTGCTGCACTTACCGGCCTGCCGAACAAAGGTGGGTGTTCCTGGAAGAAATCCCCTCCTTCTGACAGGGCTGAAATAAAAATGCAGCGAAAATCCGTGAAGATCTTCGCTGCATGTATAAATAGCTAATAAATAACTGAAGAAAATTATCAAGGGAAGATACCCAGTTGCTCGTAAGCGGCACCTACTTTGTTGATGGCTACTACGTAAGCAGCGGTACGCATATCGTGGATCTGCGGGTTGGCCATCATTACATCGCGTACTTCGTGGAGAGCGGCGTGCATGGTTTCTTCCAGACCGGAGTAAACCAGATCCACTTCATCTGCACCGTGTGCGATGAATTTTCTTTCTTTATCAGATACTTTTTTACCGGTCAGTTCTTCGATGGTTTGCAGAATGTGGATATTCATGTTTTCATCGAAGCGTTTGCCCAGACGGCCATAACGTACGTGGCTCAGGTTTTTCAACCATTCGAAGTAGGAAACGGTTACACCACCTGCGTTGAGGAACATGTCAGGTACTACGATCACGCCTTTTTTGTTCAGGATTTCGTCTGCTTCCGGTGTCAGTGGGCCGTTGGCGGCTTCACCGATGATTTTTGCCTTGATATTGGGAGCATTGTGTTTATCGATCACATTCTCCAGTGCGGCAGGGATCAGGATTTCGCATTCCAGTTCCAGACCGTCGGTATTTTTATTCAGGTTAGCTGAACCGGGGAAGTTGATGATGGAGCCGGTTGCTTTTTTGTGTTTCAGCACAGCATCAGGATCCAGGCCGTTTTCGTTGAAGATTGCGCCATCCCATTCGATGAGGCAGATCACTTTAGCACCTGCTTCGTGGAAGTATTTGGCAGCGTGATATCCTACGTTACCCATACCCTGTACCACTACTCTTTTGCCTTCGATACCGGTAGACAGGCCCAGACGGTCCATATCTTCCTTAATGTTGCACAGTTCGCGCAGGCCGTAGAATACACCGAGGCCGGTAGCTTCTGTACGTCCGCGTACACCGCCCTGAGATACTGGTTTACCAGTAACACAGCCGTAGCCGTCGATTTCACCTGGACGGAGGCTCATGTAGGTATCCAGTATCCAGCTCATTTCTCTTTCACCGGTACCGTAGTCAGGAGCAGGAACGTCGGTGCCGGGGCCGATAAAGTTTTTCTTTACCAGTTCCGCAGTATAACGACGGGTGATAGCTTCCAGCTGGAAAGGAGTATAGTTACGGGGATTGATTTTAAGACCACCTTTAGCACCACCGAAAGGCACGTTTACAATCGCGCATTTGTAGGTCATCAGGGAAGCCAGTGCCATTACCTCATCCTGGTTTACTTCATCGCTGAAGCGGATACCACCTTTACAAGGCAGTTTGTGGTGAGAGTGCTGTACACGATAAGCTTCAATTACCTGAACGGTATCGCCGATCCTTACCGGGAACTTGATCTGGTAAACGGCATTGCAGGCTTTGATCTGCTCCAGGATACCCTTGTCCCATCTGGTGAATACAGCGGCTTTGTCGAAACTTCTTTCCACACTCTGGAAAAAGCTATAATGCTGATCTTGCGACATAATATGTATTGTTTTGGTATAATGATTAGATTATCACGGATTATTTTTTTCCCGCTGCTCCAGCCTGGTAATTTTTCTGTCCAGGTTGATGAGGAATAATATGATTCCCAGGAAGATGATCACCAAAACGCCAACGATCACATATATTTTACCATTGCTGCGAAAAAACTGATTAACGGCCCCTGACTCTGTATCCTGTTGTTGAGCATTTGCCAGTACAGACACCAGTAACAGGGTGAGTGTCAGGCAGCATGAAAACGCTTTGTTGATCATTTAAAAATATTTTTAAGCTCTAATTTCTTGTAGCGAACCACGAGGGTATAGATCCATACACTCAGGAGGGTCCAGCCGATGAAGGCAGGATACAGCACCATTTTCATACCACCATCGGTATCCTTTGAAGCAAAGCCCGGTGTGGTAGCACTGCCCGGATGCAAGGAGTCAACCATGCGCGGGATGATATAGGTCAGCGGGATGAGCAGGGCAAAAGCGAAAATGTTGAAGACCGCGGAGATGCGGGCCCTTTTGTCGATGTCATGAATAGAGATGCGCAATACCAGGTAGGCCATATAAATCAGGATGGCGATGGCAGTACACATCTGTTTAGGATCATCCGTGAGGGTGCCTCCCCAGGTGTAGGTGGCCCATAAAGAGCCTGTTGCAAATCCCAGCACGCCAAAAAAGGTGCCTACCCGCGCAGCGCTGGAGGCATATACATCTCTTTTAAGATCATATTTTGACAGGAAGAGCAGGGAATTGACAACGGAGATGGTGAACATGGTATACATACATATCCACATTGGCACATGAAAAAACAATCCACGGGATGATTGTCCATTGGTCCCTATGATCGGTATCTTAATAGTGAACCCGGCGATAATTACGTAAATCAGCAGCAGTATCGCTAATGCTTTCCACCAATGTCTGGCCATTTTTAACAGCTATATTCCGGGGCAAACCTACACGTTTTATCCTTAATCGCAAAGATTTTACGCGATTTTAAGTTTATCCAATATCATGAATAACCCGTTAAAATCCGTTTATATAAGTACCCGAAATATTTCGATATTTCAAAATCAGTCTTTCCACAGGAAAGGGAACAGTACCATGGTCAAAGCGATGATAAGGATGTCCATACCGCCCAGCAGGAAAAACATTTTGGGGAGTCCGGGCTGATATACCGTTACAAAGGCAGAGAGAGAAACATTGGCCAGCAACATCAGCATGGGCATCATCAGCGGGAAACCCATCACCGCCATCAGGGCAGCGTTATGGTTGGCCTGGGCTGCAATAGCCGCCAGTACTGTAAAAAGCAGACTCAGGCTGGTACCACCCAGCAACACGATGCCCACAAAATAAAAGGTATTGGTGAGCGGATTACCCAGGAACATAAAACTGCAGACCAGGGCGATCAGGCTCATCAGCATCATCAGGATCACATTATAGATAAGTTTGGCCGCAATGAAAGCCCGCGGAGATACCAGCGAATAAAAGTACAGCAGCCGTCCCCTGTTTTCCTGCATAAAGCTTTTGGCAATGGCATTTACCGCCACAAACAACTGGATTACCCAGAAAAGAGCATTCCAGAGCTTATCATCCGGTTTGCCCATCATCAGATTGATCACAAACACAGTAGAGATAATATACAGTAACACGCCATAAAAAGCATATTGCTGGCGAAGCTCCAGTACCAGGTCTTTTTTTACCAGGGTAAATATTTGGTGGACGGTATTTTTCATACAGGGGGCGAAGGTACGAATTAGGATTTAGGGATTTAGAGATTTAGGGATATGAATTCAACACGAATACGCAAAAAGTATGTCCACATCGCCAAATCCATAAATCGTAAATCTATCAATCGTAAATCTCGTATATTAGCTGCTTGTTAAAATTTTTGCATGAAAAAGATCCTGGTAGCCAATCGTGGAGAAATAGCCTTACGTATTATGCGTTCTGCCCGTGAGATGGGAATCAAGACAGTTGCTGTTTATTCTGAAGCCGATCGTACGATGCCCTTTGTACAATATGCCGATGAAGCGGTATGTATTGGGCCTGCGCCCTCCAGCCAGTCTTATCTGCTGGGGCAGAAGATCATCGAGGTGGCCAAAGCCGCAGGAGCCGACGGCATTCATCCCGGCTACGGATTTCTGAGTGAAAATGCACAATTTGCCCAACAGGTAACCGATGCCGGTATTACCTTTATAGGCCCTTCTGCCGCCTCCATAGAGATTATGGGTAGCAAACTGGCCGCCAAACAGGCCGCCCAGCGCTTTGGAGTGCCGATGGTGCCTGGTACGGAAACTCCCCTACGTAGTGTGGAAGAAGCACAGGAAGTAGTTAAAAAAACCGGGTTCCCTATCCTGATCAAAGCCTCCGCCGGCGGTGGTGGTAAAGGTATGCGGGTGGTCAATGCTCCCGAAGAACTGGAAGAACAGATACGGCTGGCCAAAAGTGAAGCCAGAAGCGCCTTTGGCGACGATGCCGTATTTATAGAAAAATATGTAGGCTCTCCCCGGCATATCGAAATACAGATACTGGGTGACCACCATGGCAACTGCGTATATCTCTTTGAGAGAGAATGTTCTATACAACGACGCCACCAGAAACTGATAGAAGAAGCTCCTTCGTCCGTGCTTACTCCGGCCATCCGCGCCGCTATGGGACAATGTGCCGTAGATGTGGCCAAAGCCTGTAATTACTATGGTGCCGGCACCGTGGAATTCCTGGTGGATGAACAGCTGAATTTTTATTTCCTGGAAATGAATACCCGTCTGCAGGTAGAACATCCGGTAACAGAGCTGATCACCGGCCTGGACCTGGTAAAAGAGCAGATAAAGGTAGCCCGTGGGGAAAAACTATCCTTTACCCAGGAAAGCCTCACCATCAACGGACACGCCATAGAACTGCGTATATGCGCCGAAGATCCGGCCAACAACTTCCTGCCGGACACTGGTCGCCTGGAAACCTATATCCGTCCACAGGGTTATGGCGTACGGGTAGATGATGGCTACGAACAGGGTATGGATATTCCTATTTTCTACGATCCTATGATCGCCAAACTGATTGCCTGGGGTAGCAACCGGGAAGAGGCTCGCCACCGCCTGCTGCGGGCCATCGAAGAATATCAGGTGAAAGGTATCCGCACCACGCTGCCTTTCGGACACTGGGCACTGCAACAACCTGCTTTTATTGAAGGTCGTTTTGATACCAATTTTATCAATAAATATTATACGCCGCAAGCCTTGCTGGAAGAGCGTCCGGAGATAGAAAAACTCGCTGCAGTATTGGCTGCACAGGTATGGCAGCAACAAAACGTAGCTTTACAACAACCGACCGGTAATAATGCTCAGCCCTCATCTGCCTGGAAAAAAAGGAATATGTTAAGGTAAGAATAAAACAGTCCGCGGAAATCCTAAAACGACTAAATTTGCGCCAATTTCATCATGCTACGCAGGATTATATTACAGATAATTGATTTCTTCTACCAGCCTTTTGCCCGGGTAATGCCGCGGCAAACGTTCCGCTATCTTGCCTGTGGAGGCAGTAATACGGTATTGGATATATTTTTATATTTTATATGCTACAATTTTGTGCTGCAGAAAGAAATGGTACATCTGCCACTTATTGACATCAGCGCACATATCGCCGCCCTCTTTATGTCAATGGCAGTTACCTTTCCTACCGGCTTCCTGCTCAGTAAATATGTAGTCTTTTCTGAATCCAACCTGAGAGGACGGGTGCAACTGTTCCGCTACTTTGTGCTCGTAGGTATCTGCATCCTGCTCAACTACTTCCTGATGAAGTTGTTTGTAGACAGGATCCACCTGTATCCTACCGTGGGTAAGATTTGTACAACCGCGCTGGTGGTCATCTTCAGTTATCTCACCCAGAAAAAATTCACCTTTAAGGTTAAACAAACCGCCTGATACAGCCTTTCCCGTTACTGTTGTCAATGGTAACGGGAAAGGGCTCCAGCTATTTTTTGATTTTCTCTTCGTAATAACAATGCCTGCAAAGGGGTTCGTACAAGTCTTTTTCCCCCAGCAACAACGTTTCTGTTTCTGCTGATTTGCGGAAGGAATA belongs to Chitinophaga sp. HK235 and includes:
- a CDS encoding AMP nucleosidase produces the protein MKTKEEIVANWLPRYTGEKLEHFGSHILLTNFSNYLTMFAEWNNVEIVGVGKPMQCATAGDITIINFGMGSPGAATVMDLLSAISPKAVLFLGKCGGLKKKNAIGDLILPIAAIRGEGTSNDYFPPEVPALPAFALQKAISTTIREQGFDYWTGTCYTTNRRVWEHDAEFKQYLERIRAMAVDMETATIFSVGFYNKIPTGALLLVSDQPMIPEGVKTEESDKKVTTRFVERHLKIGIESLQKLIESHQTVKHLRF
- a CDS encoding type I restriction enzyme HsdR N-terminal domain-containing protein, translated to MITINFPPPDFRISREQDKELIFDRYRKKYVRLTPEEWVRQNFLNYLVKTLSYPSSLIGIEKEIMLGELKKRFDIVIYNRRMEPWMLVECKEMNVPITQQTLEQVVRYHMVIPATYLVMTNGLHTFCCTYRPAEQRWVFLEEIPSF
- a CDS encoding Glu/Leu/Phe/Val dehydrogenase yields the protein MSQDQHYSFFQSVERSFDKAAVFTRWDKGILEQIKACNAVYQIKFPVRIGDTVQVIEAYRVQHSHHKLPCKGGIRFSDEVNQDEVMALASLMTYKCAIVNVPFGGAKGGLKINPRNYTPFQLEAITRRYTAELVKKNFIGPGTDVPAPDYGTGEREMSWILDTYMSLRPGEIDGYGCVTGKPVSQGGVRGRTEATGLGVFYGLRELCNIKEDMDRLGLSTGIEGKRVVVQGMGNVGYHAAKYFHEAGAKVICLIEWDGAIFNENGLDPDAVLKHKKATGSIINFPGSANLNKNTDGLELECEILIPAALENVIDKHNAPNIKAKIIGEAANGPLTPEADEILNKKGVIVVPDMFLNAGGVTVSYFEWLKNLSHVRYGRLGKRFDENMNIHILQTIEELTGKKVSDKERKFIAHGADEVDLVYSGLEETMHAALHEVRDVMMANPQIHDMRTAAYVVAINKVGAAYEQLGIFP
- a CDS encoding CcmD family protein: MINKAFSCCLTLTLLLVSVLANAQQQDTESGAVNQFFRSNGKIYVIVGVLVIIFLGIILFLINLDRKITRLEQREKNNP
- the ccsA gene encoding cytochrome c biogenesis protein CcsA; translated protein: MARHWWKALAILLLIYVIIAGFTIKIPIIGTNGQSSRGLFFHVPMWICMYTMFTISVVNSLLFLSKYDLKRDVYASSAARVGTFFGVLGFATGSLWATYTWGGTLTDDPKQMCTAIAILIYMAYLVLRISIHDIDKRARISAVFNIFAFALLIPLTYIIPRMVDSLHPGSATTPGFASKDTDGGMKMVLYPAFIGWTLLSVWIYTLVVRYKKLELKNIFK
- a CDS encoding heme exporter protein CcmB, with amino-acid sequence MKNTVHQIFTLVKKDLVLELRQQYAFYGVLLYIISTVFVINLMMGKPDDKLWNALFWVIQLFVAVNAIAKSFMQENRGRLLYFYSLVSPRAFIAAKLIYNVILMMLMSLIALVCSFMFLGNPLTNTFYFVGIVLLGGTSLSLLFTVLAAIAAQANHNAALMAVMGFPLMMPMLMLLANVSLSAFVTVYQPGLPKMFFLLGGMDILIIALTMVLFPFLWKD
- the accC gene encoding acetyl-CoA carboxylase biotin carboxylase subunit, with amino-acid sequence MKKILVANRGEIALRIMRSAREMGIKTVAVYSEADRTMPFVQYADEAVCIGPAPSSQSYLLGQKIIEVAKAAGADGIHPGYGFLSENAQFAQQVTDAGITFIGPSAASIEIMGSKLAAKQAAQRFGVPMVPGTETPLRSVEEAQEVVKKTGFPILIKASAGGGGKGMRVVNAPEELEEQIRLAKSEARSAFGDDAVFIEKYVGSPRHIEIQILGDHHGNCVYLFERECSIQRRHQKLIEEAPSSVLTPAIRAAMGQCAVDVAKACNYYGAGTVEFLVDEQLNFYFLEMNTRLQVEHPVTELITGLDLVKEQIKVARGEKLSFTQESLTINGHAIELRICAEDPANNFLPDTGRLETYIRPQGYGVRVDDGYEQGMDIPIFYDPMIAKLIAWGSNREEARHRLLRAIEEYQVKGIRTTLPFGHWALQQPAFIEGRFDTNFINKYYTPQALLEERPEIEKLAAVLAAQVWQQQNVALQQPTGNNAQPSSAWKKRNMLR
- a CDS encoding GtrA family protein; the encoded protein is MLRRIILQIIDFFYQPFARVMPRQTFRYLACGGSNTVLDIFLYFICYNFVLQKEMVHLPLIDISAHIAALFMSMAVTFPTGFLLSKYVVFSESNLRGRVQLFRYFVLVGICILLNYFLMKLFVDRIHLYPTVGKICTTALVVIFSYLTQKKFTFKVKQTA